Proteins encoded in a region of the Podarcis muralis chromosome 2, rPodMur119.hap1.1, whole genome shotgun sequence genome:
- the LOC114587623 gene encoding tubulin alpha-1B chain isoform X2, with the protein MRECISIHVGQAGVQIGNACWELYCLEHGIQPDGQMPSDKTIGGGDDSFNTFFSETGAGKHVPRAVFVDLEPTVIDEVRTGTYRQLFHPEQLITGKEDAANNYARGHYTIGKEIIDLVLDRIRKLADQCTGLQGFLVFHSFGGGTGSGFTSLLMERLSVDYGKKSKLEFSIYPAPQVSTAVVEPYNSILTTHTTLEHSDCAFMVDNEAIYDICRRNLDIERPTYTNLNRLISQIVSSITASLRFDGALNVDLTEFQTNLVPYPRIHFPLATYAPVISAEKAYHEQLSVAEITNACFEPANQMVKCDPRHGKYMACCLLYRGDVVPKDVNAAIATIKTKRSIQFVDWCPTGFKVGINYQPPTVVPGGDLAKVQRAVCMLSNTTAIAEAWARLDHKFDLMYAKRAFVHWYVGEGMEEGEFSEAREDMAALEKDYEEVGVDSIEGEGEEEGEEY; encoded by the exons CGTGAGTGCATCTCCATCCACGTTGGCCAAGCCGGAGTCCAGATTGGCAATGCCTGCTGGGAGCTCTACTGTCTTGAGCACGGCATCCAGCCTGATGGGCAGATGCCCAGTGACAAGACCATTGGGGGAGGAGACGACTCCTTCAACACGTTCTTCAGTGAGACGGGAGCTGGCAAGCACGTGCCCAGGGCAGTCTTTGTGGACCTGGAACCAACTGTGATTG ATGAGGTGCGCACTGGCACCTACCGCCAGCTCTTCCACCCCGAGCAGCTCATCACTGGCAAGGAGGATGCTGCCAACAATTATGCCAGGGGCCACTACACCATTGGCAAGGAGATCATTGACTTGGTCCTCGACAGGATCAGGAAGCTG GCTGACCAATGCACAGGTCTCCAGGGCTTCCTGGTCTTCCACAGCTTTGGTGGGGGCACCGGCTCTGGGTTCACCTCCTTGCTGATGGAGCGCCTGTCCGTTGACTACGGCAAGAAGTCCAAGCTGGAGTTCTCCATCTACCCAGCTCCCCAAGTCTCCACAGCTGTCGTCGAGCCCTACAACTCCATCCTGACCACCCACACCACCCTGGAGCACTCCGACTGCGCCTTCATGGTAGACAACGAGGCCATCTATGACATTTGCCGCAGGAACCTGGACATTGAGCGCCCCACTTACACCAACCTCAACCGCCTTATCAGCCAGATTGTGTCCTCCATCACAGCCTCCCTGCGATTTGACGGTGCCCTGAATGTAGACCTCACAGAATTCCAGACCAATCTGGTGCCCTATCCCCGAATCCACTTTCCCCTGGCCACCTACGCCCCAGTCATCTCAGCTGAGAAAGCTTACCATGAACAGCTTTCTGTAGCAGAGATCACCAACGCTTGCTTTGAGCCAGCCAACCAGATGGTGAAATGTGACCCACGTCACGGTAAATACATGGCCTGCTGCCTGTTGTACCGTGGGGACGTCGTTCCCAAAGATGTCAACGCTGCTATTGCCACCATCAAGACCAAACGTAGCATCCAGTTTGTGGACTGGTGCCCCACCGGTTTCAAGGTTGGTATCAACTACCAGCCCCCCACGGTGGTCCCCGGGGGCGACCTGGCCAAAGTGCAGCGTGCCGTCTGCATGCTGAGCAACACCACAGCCATTGCTGAGGCCTGGGCTCGCCTGGACCACAAGTTTGACCTGATGTATGCCAAGCGTGCCTTTGTCCACTGGTACGTTGGGGAAGGGATGGAGGAAGGCGAGTTCTCGGAGGCCCGGGAGGACATGGCTGCCCTAGAGAAGGATTACGAAGAAGTGGGTGTGGATTCCAttgaaggagaaggggaggaggaaggagaggaatatTAA
- the LOC114587623 gene encoding tubulin alpha-1B chain isoform X1 yields the protein MRECISIHVGQAGVQIGNACWELYCLEHGIQPDGQMPSDKTIGGGDDSFNTFFSETGAGKHVPRAVFVDLEPTVIDEVRTGTYRQLFHPEQLITGKEDAANNYARGHYTIGKEIIDLVLDRIRKLADQCTGLQGFLVFHSFGGGTGSGFTSLLMERLSVDYGKKSKLEFSIYPAPQVSTAVVEPYNSILTTHTTLEHSDCAFMVDNEAIYDICRRNLDIERPTYTNLNRLISQIVSSITASLRFDGALNVDLTEFQTNLVPYPRIHFPLATYAPVISAEKAYHEQLSVAEITNACFEPANQMVKCDPRHGKYMACCLLYRGDVVPKDVNAAIATIKTKRSIQFVDWCPTGFKVGINYQPPTVVPGGDLAKVQRAVCMLSNTTAIAEAWARLDHKFDLMYAKRAFVHWYVGEGMEEGEFSEAREDMAALEKDYEEVGVDSIEGEGEEEGEEY from the exons ATG CGTGAGTGCATCTCCATCCACGTTGGCCAAGCCGGAGTCCAGATTGGCAATGCCTGCTGGGAGCTCTACTGTCTTGAGCACGGCATCCAGCCTGATGGGCAGATGCCCAGTGACAAGACCATTGGGGGAGGAGACGACTCCTTCAACACGTTCTTCAGTGAGACGGGAGCTGGCAAGCACGTGCCCAGGGCAGTCTTTGTGGACCTGGAACCAACTGTGATTG ATGAGGTGCGCACTGGCACCTACCGCCAGCTCTTCCACCCCGAGCAGCTCATCACTGGCAAGGAGGATGCTGCCAACAATTATGCCAGGGGCCACTACACCATTGGCAAGGAGATCATTGACTTGGTCCTCGACAGGATCAGGAAGCTG GCTGACCAATGCACAGGTCTCCAGGGCTTCCTGGTCTTCCACAGCTTTGGTGGGGGCACCGGCTCTGGGTTCACCTCCTTGCTGATGGAGCGCCTGTCCGTTGACTACGGCAAGAAGTCCAAGCTGGAGTTCTCCATCTACCCAGCTCCCCAAGTCTCCACAGCTGTCGTCGAGCCCTACAACTCCATCCTGACCACCCACACCACCCTGGAGCACTCCGACTGCGCCTTCATGGTAGACAACGAGGCCATCTATGACATTTGCCGCAGGAACCTGGACATTGAGCGCCCCACTTACACCAACCTCAACCGCCTTATCAGCCAGATTGTGTCCTCCATCACAGCCTCCCTGCGATTTGACGGTGCCCTGAATGTAGACCTCACAGAATTCCAGACCAATCTGGTGCCCTATCCCCGAATCCACTTTCCCCTGGCCACCTACGCCCCAGTCATCTCAGCTGAGAAAGCTTACCATGAACAGCTTTCTGTAGCAGAGATCACCAACGCTTGCTTTGAGCCAGCCAACCAGATGGTGAAATGTGACCCACGTCACGGTAAATACATGGCCTGCTGCCTGTTGTACCGTGGGGACGTCGTTCCCAAAGATGTCAACGCTGCTATTGCCACCATCAAGACCAAACGTAGCATCCAGTTTGTGGACTGGTGCCCCACCGGTTTCAAGGTTGGTATCAACTACCAGCCCCCCACGGTGGTCCCCGGGGGCGACCTGGCCAAAGTGCAGCGTGCCGTCTGCATGCTGAGCAACACCACAGCCATTGCTGAGGCCTGGGCTCGCCTGGACCACAAGTTTGACCTGATGTATGCCAAGCGTGCCTTTGTCCACTGGTACGTTGGGGAAGGGATGGAGGAAGGCGAGTTCTCGGAGGCCCGGGAGGACATGGCTGCCCTAGAGAAGGATTACGAAGAAGTGGGTGTGGATTCCAttgaaggagaaggggaggaggaaggagaggaatatTAA